The following coding sequences are from one Camarhynchus parvulus chromosome 1, STF_HiC, whole genome shotgun sequence window:
- the TRMT10C gene encoding tRNA methyltransferase 10 homolog C, translated as MQSANVLLRRIVRSSVLPFATQHGMKKDLFPLSRTLSLSLCLKQDKSCEPSEKLDLDEWKKVMKSGLQEEVSEMVSEPKELSSLGAARETLEMWRLAGRAVPENMSEEQLKTFMECPSKSAKKKYLKYLHLKELYKKNDKRKMDEKRERRLEAQDQDSKTEEAKKSPFVCLWSRTMDKAYNWRAAQSMIFGQPLVFDMSYEKDMSVREVSNTVRQIVMSESSNRRSVDPFHIHFCNFKDDSLYHREFIKNYREAWDKLLITVTDQCYTEIFPKDKLIYLTADSPKVMKAFDHDKIYIVGSMVDRSIKRGVSLARAKRLGLETAALPLDKYLLWNTGAKNLTLDQMMHILLTLKDTADWKKALEFVPKRKYCDFVNKPVKELKKTLDLISTLKLGKGREKVEKQFAKNYPKRYKLKQK; from the coding sequence ATGCAGTCTGCTAATGTGCTTCTGAGAAGAATTGTAAGAAGTTCAGTCCTTCCATTTGCCACACAACATGGGATGAAAAAGGATTTGTTTCCGCTCAGTAGAACTCTGAGTTTATCGCTTTGTCTGAAGCAGGACAAGTCATGTGAACCCTCAGAAAAACTGGATTTAGATGAGTGGAAGAAGGTAATGAAATCTGGGTTGCAAGAAGAGGTCAGTGAGATGGTCTCAGAGCCTAAGGAGCTTTCCAGTTTGGGTGCTGCACGTGAGACTTTGGAGATGTGGAGGCTAGCTGGCAGAGCAGTTCCAGAAAATATGAGTGAAGAACAGCTAAAAACTTTTATGGAGTGTCCTTCTAAGTCAGCCaaaaagaagtatttaaaatatttgcatctcAAAGAACTGTACAAGAAAAATGACAAGAGAAAGATGgatgagaaaagggaaaggaggctGGAAGCACAAGATCAAGATTCAAAAACAGAGGAGGCCAAAAAGAGTCCATTTGTATGTTTATGGTCCCGCACTATGGACAAAGCATACAATTGGAGGGCTGCTCAGTCCATGATCTTTGGCCAGCCTCTAGTATTTGACATGTCTTATGAAAAAGACATGTCTGTCCGAGAAGTCTCAAACACAGTGAGACAGATAGTAATGAGTGAAAGCAGCAATCGGAGATCTGTGGATCCATTCCACATTCACTTCTGTAACTTCAAAGATGATAGCCTCTATCACAGGGAATTTATCAAGAATTACAGAGAGGCGTGGGACAAACTGCTTATCACAGTGACAGACCAGTGCTACACAGAAATCTTTCCAAAGGATAAGCTCATCTATCTGACAGCAGATTCTCCCAAAGTAATGAAAGCATTTGATCATGATAAGATCTATATTGTTGGGTCAATGGTTGACAGGAGCATAAAAAGGGGAGTCTCTTTAGCACGGGCAAAGCGATTAGGGCTGGAGACTGCAGCCCTTCCACTGGATAAGTATTTGCTGTGGAATACTGGTGCCAAAAATCTCACACTGGATCAAATGATGCATATTTTATTAACCTTGAAAGATACAGCTGACTGGAAGAAGGCTCTGGAATTTGTTCCAAAAAGGAAATACTGTGACTTCGTAAACAAGCCTGTAAAGGAATTGAAAAAAACGTTAGACCTGATCAGCACGCTCAAACTTGGAAAGGGACgggaaaaagtagaaaagcaattTGCCAAAAACTACCCCAAGAGATATAAACTAAAGCAAAAGTAG
- the TXNL4B gene encoding thioredoxin-like protein 4B has product MSFLLPKLTCKREVDQAIKSVAEKVLVLRFGRDNDAVCLQLDDILAKTAHDLSKMAVIYLVDVNNVPVYTQYFDISYIPSTVFFFNGQHMKVDYGSPDHTKFVGSFKTKQDFIDLIEVIYRGAMRGKLIVRSPIDPNNIPKYDLLYQGI; this is encoded by the exons ATGAGTTTTCTGCTGCCCAAACTGACCTGTAAGAGGGAAGTGGATCAGGCAATTAAAAGCGTCGCTGAGAAGGTTTTGGTTCTCCGTTTTGGAAGAGATAATGATGCTGTTTGTCTGCAGCTCGACGATATT CTTGCAAAAACAGCTCATGACCTAAGTAAAATGGCAGTCATTTACTTGGTAGATGTGAACAATGTCCCAGTGTACACCCAGTATTTTGACATCAGTTATATTCCATctactgtatttttcttcaatgGACAGCACATGAAGGTTGATTATGG GTCTCCAGATCACACCAAATTTGTGGGAAgcttcaaaacaaagcaagactTCATAGATCTGATTGAAGTGATCTACCGTGGAGCAATGCGGGGAAAGCTCATTGTGAGAAGTCCTATTGATCCCAATAACATTCCTAAATACGACCTTCTCTACCAAGGAATTTAA
- the LOC115903303 gene encoding putative protein FAM172B yields MESMLWLQIQRELSLRKLTEDSKYQEELKYDFNIKGELRHLDTNESFVFNYYKNGHEQNHELYEVLGHSITQYVYELLERVCMLQKVYIPTDAIEDEPRSFFFMSKDALTSSSSLIIFLQDHGAFCAGQWGRRAIVSEGLKHGTQIPFIKTALQNHWEVIVLNPNDNFTDMNTEKERFSVRQSACSIPKRASSSPEEHTVYVWDHFIANSAASNVAFIAHGYGGLVFVDLLVQRKREVMNKVYSVAFIDSTHNIQHQSRHDPEIQEWIHKNCREWVSNSKPLNKTVHFLMRINCPTFSAGTEKYGLAPSCCLQPIFKYLKSMLKAKITTALRNSPVATRSSTRKKTGN; encoded by the exons ATGGAGAGTATGCTG TGGTTACAAATACAGCGTGAACTCAGTTTGAGGAAACTAACAGAGGATTCCAAGTATCAAGAGGAACTAAAATATGACTTCAATATAAAAGGGGAACTGAGGCACCTGGATACAAATGAGTCCTTTGTTTTCAATTACTACAAGAATGGACATGAGCAGAATCATGAACTCTACGAAGTTCTGGGACATTCTATTACCCAGTATGTTTATGAGCTCCTGGAAAGAGTCTGCATGTTGCAGAAGGTTTATATTCCTACTGATGCTATAGAGGATGAACCAAGAAGCTTCTTTTTCATGAGCAAGGATGCATTAACAAGTTCCTCTAGCCTAATTATCTTTCTTCAAGACCATGGAGCTTTTTGTGCTGGACAGTGGGGGCGAAGGGCAATTGTCAGTGAGGGCTTGAAACATGGAACACAAATACCATTCATTAAAACGGCCCTGCAGAACCACTGGGAAGTGATTGTACTGAACCCCAATGACAATTTCACTGATATGAACACTGAAAAGGAGAGATTTTCTGTCAGACAGTCTGCCTGTTCGATCCCCAaaagggccagcagcagccccgaaGAGCACACTGTGTATGTATGGGATCATTTCATTGCAAACAGTGCAGCCAGCAATGTGGCCTTCATTGCCCATGGCTATGGTGGCTTGGTGTTTGTTGATCTGCTGGTGCAGAGGAAACGTGAGGTGATGAATAAAGTGTACTCTGTGGCATTCATTGACTCCACACACAACATACAGCACCAGAGCAGACACGATCCAGAAATACAGGAATGGATACACAAAAACTGCCGAGAATGGGTGTCAAACAGCAAACCCCTAAATAAAACTGTGCACTTTCTCATGAGAATAAATTGTCCTACTTTCTCTGCTGGAACAGAAAAGTATGGTTTAGCACCCTCCTGCTGCTTACAACCCATCTTTAAGTACTTGAAGAGCATGCTGAAAGCCAAGATCACAACAGCCTTGAGGAATTCACCTGTTGCAACGAGAAGCAGCACAAGAAAGAAGACAGGCAATTAA